A window from Pyrococcus yayanosii CH1 encodes these proteins:
- a CDS encoding V-type ATP synthase subunit H, producing MEDVIKAIVEAEKEAERRIEEAKERAKAIVREARGEAKKIEEEILKEAEKKASEIIEAKRREGEEEARKIKEEGERELEELKIRATENLEKAVEEGVKLIRGV from the coding sequence ATGGAAGATGTCATCAAGGCCATAGTCGAGGCGGAGAAGGAAGCTGAGAGGAGGATTGAGGAAGCTAAGGAGAGAGCAAAGGCCATCGTCAGGGAGGCGAGAGGGGAAGCTAAGAAGATAGAGGAGGAGATACTCAAGGAGGCCGAGAAGAAGGCTTCCGAAATCATCGAGGCCAAGAGGAGAGAAGGGGAGGAGGAAGCACGGAAGATTAAGGAGGAAGGGGAGAGAGAGTTGGAGGAGCTCAAGATAAGGGCCACTGAGAACCTTGAGAAGGCCGTCGAAGAGGGCGTAAAGCTCATCAGAGGGGTCTGA
- a CDS encoding potassium channel family protein, which yields MFVIIMGAGRVGTLVARMLENGGHDVTIIEANKERAREISAVIAGLVIEGDATDQKTLEEANVKQADVFAALTGRDDANILACILAKHINPKITTILRISDPRNKKVFEEVEDLKRYFDIVISPEETAAKYIFRTIVTPGFDRVLFPKEGAEIVQFQITEECAVAGKPIKELGLPKDSLIVAVYDEKDSLTIPSGDTRIPNRGTVVVFAKNSALQEVKRVFEAKKGEEE from the coding sequence GGTAGGGTCGGAACGCTAGTTGCCAGAATGCTGGAGAACGGCGGGCACGACGTCACGATAATCGAGGCAAACAAAGAGAGGGCGAGAGAAATTTCGGCAGTTATTGCGGGGCTCGTGATAGAGGGAGACGCCACGGACCAGAAGACGCTGGAGGAAGCTAATGTTAAGCAGGCGGACGTTTTTGCCGCTCTCACAGGCAGGGACGACGCTAACATTCTCGCCTGCATCCTCGCCAAGCATATCAATCCCAAGATAACCACGATACTTCGCATAAGCGACCCGAGAAACAAAAAAGTCTTCGAGGAGGTCGAGGACCTGAAGAGGTACTTCGACATAGTCATTAGCCCAGAAGAGACAGCGGCCAAATATATATTCAGAACCATCGTGACCCCTGGCTTTGACAGGGTCCTTTTCCCGAAGGAAGGGGCCGAGATAGTTCAGTTTCAGATAACAGAAGAGTGTGCCGTCGCTGGGAAGCCCATTAAGGAACTTGGACTTCCCAAGGATTCTCTTATAGTAGCCGTTTATGACGAGAAGGATTCCCTGACGATACCTTCTGGTGATACAAGGATTCCAAATAGGGGAACGGTTGTCGTGTTCGCCAAGAACAGCGCCCTCCAAGAAGTGAAGAGGGTGTTCGAGGCAAAGAAAGGAGAGGAGGAATGA